In a single window of the Zea mays cultivar B73 chromosome 5, Zm-B73-REFERENCE-NAM-5.0, whole genome shotgun sequence genome:
- the LOC100274930 gene encoding uncharacterized protein LOC100274930 isoform 2 precursor (isoform 2 precursor is encoded by transcript variant 2): protein MVSKPVVLVFLLVVLIITSQFEWKQQLVNELESTARNQKHVSSREELVKDQIIFTQEKMIQRLNNFVRNLQQQLVQCRGNNRTVNRSGTSLTSYISEIQMPQMMDD from the exons ATGGTGTCAAAGCCTGTAGTGCTTGTCTTCCTGTTGGTGGTACTCATAATCACATCCCAGTTTGAATGGAAGCAACAGCTTGTAAACGAGTTGGAATCTACGGCTCGCAACCAGAAACATGTTTCAAGTAGAGAAGAGCTTGTCAAGGATCAG ATAATCTTCACTCAAGAAAAGATGATTCAAAGATTGAATAATTTTGTCCGAAATCTTCAGCAACAGTTGGTGCAGTGTCGTGGCAACAACAGGACAGTTAATCGTTCTGGAACTTCTTTGACATCTTATATTAGTGAGATCCAGATGCCGCAGATGATGGATGACTGA
- the LOC100274930 gene encoding uncharacterized protein LOC100274930 isoform 1 (isoform 1 is encoded by transcript variant 1), with translation MNSNVCILVRSLMNLFLGFLSYNIMVSKPVVLVFLLVVLIITSQFEWKQQLVNELESTARNQKHVSSREELVKDQIIFTQEKMIQRLNNFVRNLQQQLVQCRGNNRTVNRSGTSLTSYISEIQMPQMMDD, from the exons ATGAATAGCAATGTCTGCATATTAGTGCGTTCATTGATGAATTTGTTTCTAGGTTTCCTCTCATACAATATAATGGTGTCAAAGCCTGTAGTGCTTGTCTTCCTGTTGGTGGTACTCATAATCACATCCCAGTTTGAATGGAAGCAACAGCTTGTAAACGAGTTGGAATCTACGGCTCGCAACCAGAAACATGTTTCAAGTAGAGAAGAGCTTGTCAAGGATCAG ATAATCTTCACTCAAGAAAAGATGATTCAAAGATTGAATAATTTTGTCCGAAATCTTCAGCAACAGTTGGTGCAGTGTCGTGGCAACAACAGGACAGTTAATCGTTCTGGAACTTCTTTGACATCTTATATTAGTGAGATCCAGATGCCGCAGATGATGGATGACTGA